In the Drosophila takahashii strain IR98-3 E-12201 chromosome 3R, DtakHiC1v2, whole genome shotgun sequence genome, one interval contains:
- the fig gene encoding protein phosphatase PTC7 homolog fig, with product MMTTMCSRLKNWPRLLNLFVRQLRTPLQIARHSLHSLHQFAHFAGKKSSRDPYLITVVQGRSKKPRYPGDQRANQRFGEDSWFVSSTPHAEVMGVADGVGGWRDMGVDAGRFAKELMSCCSGQTQSSSFDGRNPRDLLIAGYQELSHREQPVVGSSTACLVTMHRRDCTLYTTNLGDSGFLVVRNGQVLHRSQEQTHDFNTPYQLTVAPEDQMDFFYADKPEMAVSTRYSLLPGDLVLLATDGLFDNLPESILLKILNGLKERKERDLLEGANQVVEKARELSLNANFQSPFALKARQYNVPYSGGGKPDDITLILASVEVPNS from the coding sequence ATGATGACTACGATGTGTTCGCGGTTGAAGAACTGGCCGCGTCTGCTAAATCTCTTCGTCCGCCAGCTGAGGACTCCTCTGCAGATTGCCCGCCACTCCCTCCACTCGCTCCACCAGTTCGCCCACTTTGCCGGTAAGAAATCCTCGCGGGATCCCTACCTCATCACCGTGGTGCAGGGAAGATCGAAGAAGCCGCGATATCCGGGCGATCAGCGGGCCAATCAGCGTTTCGGCGAGGACAGCTGGTTCGTCAGCTCCACGCCCCACGCCGAGGTAATGGGCGTGGCCGATGGCGTGGGCGGCTGGCGGGATATGGGCGTGGATGCGGGTCGCTTTGCCAAGGAGCTGATGTCCTGCTGTTCGGGACAAACTCAAAGTTCCAGCTTTGATGGACGTAATCCCAGGGATTTACTCATCGCCGGCTACCAAGAGTTGAGCCACCGGGAACAGCCAGTGGTGGGCAGCAGCACCGCCTGTTTGGTCACCATGCATCGCAGGGACTGCACCCTTTATACCACCAATCTCGGAGACAGTGGCTTCTTGGTGGTGCGAAATGGTCAGGTGCTCCACCGATCCCAGGAGCAAACCCATGACTTTAATACCCCATATCAACTGACTGTGGCTCCGGAGGATCAGATGGACTTCTTCTACGCGGATAAACCGGAAATGGCCGTGTCCACCAGGTACTCTTTGCTGCCAGGTGATCTAGTACTCCTAGCCACCGATGGATTGTTTGATAATTTGCCCGAGAGCATTCTTCTCAAGATCTTAAATGGGTTAAAGGAGCGGAAAGAAAGAGATCTCCTGGAAGGAGCCAACCAGGTGGTGGAGAAGGCCAGAGAACTCTCCCTGAATGCCAATTTCCAATCACCCTTCGCCCTGAAAGCCAGACAATACAATGTTCCCTATTCCGGTGGCGGCAAACCCGATGACATCACCCTAATCCTGGCCAGCGTTGAGGTGCCAAATTCGTAA